The bacterium genome contains the following window.
GCGCCGGTGCGGGAAATCGCCGCGGCGGCGCACGCCCACGGGGCGCTCTCCGTCGTGGACGGCGTCTGCGCGGTCGCCGGCGAGGATCTGCGGATGGCCGAGTGGGGGGTGGATTTGGCCCTCACGGCCTCGCAGAAGGCGATCGGCGTGCCGCCCGGCCTGGCGCTCGTCGTCGCCGGGCCGCGCGCCCTGAAGGCGTTCCGCGCCCGCCGGACGCCGGTCGCCAACTACTACGCCGACTGGGCCAACTGGCTGCCGATCATGGAGGCCTACGAGGCCCGCAAGGCGAGCTACTTCGGCACCCCGGCGGTCAACCTCGTCTGGGCGCTCGACGTCAGCCTCGGGCAGATCCTCGCCGAGGGGATGTCGGCCCGCTTCGCCCGCCACCGCCGGCTCGCCGCCGCCTGCCGGGCGGGGATCGAGGCGCTCGGCCTCGGCGTGGTGCCGACGTCGCCGGAACTCGCCGCGCACACGATGACCGCGCCGCGCCTCCCGGGGGGCGTTTCGGCGGCCGACCTGCTTCCGCGGGTCGCGCGGGCCGGGGCGGTCCTCGCCGGCGGGCTGCATCCGCAGATCAAGAGCGAGTACTTCCGCATCGGCCACATGGGCGCCGCGCACGTCGGCGACGTCCTCGCGACGCTCGCCGCGCTCGAGGCGGGGCTGGCCGGATGCGGATTCGGGGTGGAGGCGGGGGCGGCGGTCGCCGCCGCGCAGAAGGCCGCGCTCGCCGGCTAGGCCGCGGGGCGGCGGCGGACGGCGCGGCGCCGCTCCCCCGCGGGGCGGGGGACGCGCTGTTTCAGGAGGGCGGGGTCAGCGGCGGCGATGGACGGCGCGCGCCGCCGCGCCGAGCGCGACGCCGCCGAGCGGCAGAGCCGCGACGCAGACGCCGAGCGTCTCGCAGCGGACGTCGGCCTCCCGCAGGCCGAGGAAGACGAGGAGCATCCCGGCGAAGAGCGCGAGCCCGAAGAGGCCGAGCTTGAGGATGTCGCGCCAGTCGTGCGGCTGGTCGGCGTGCCACGT
Protein-coding sequences here:
- a CDS encoding alanine--glyoxylate aminotransferase family protein — protein: MKDRTLLMIPGPIEFEPAVLSALGAPTTSHTAPDFIEAFGRALTRLREVFLCPEGQPIVLAGSGTLAMDTAAANLVEPGDKVLVVDTGYFSNRFAAMFERYGAEVERLSAPVGGAPTAAEVAAGLARRPAKLVSVTQVDTSTGVLAPVREIAAAAHAHGALSVVDGVCAVAGEDLRMAEWGVDLALTASQKAIGVPPGLALVVAGPRALKAFRARRTPVANYYADWANWLPIMEAYEARKASYFGTPAVNLVWALDVSLGQILAEGMSARFARHRRLAAACRAGIEALGLGVVPTSPELAAHTMTAPRLPGGVSAADLLPRVARAGAVLAGGLHPQIKSEYFRIGHMGAAHVGDVLATLAALEAGLAGCGFGVEAGAAVAAAQKAALAG